In Anthonomus grandis grandis chromosome 5, icAntGran1.3, whole genome shotgun sequence, the following are encoded in one genomic region:
- the LOC126736000 gene encoding uncharacterized protein LOC126736000 isoform X12 has protein sequence MKFKFSGYIFLLLVLPSLNCSLSAPSEAELSCNSTIFSCGVTLETGRYSNPSDPTCKSYLYCYFSGDRILEYKYTCSFGIFNPFTRTCDISYSCHCSAYTNTTHAATSTTIVTTTTELAVPDSEPTCVFGTNFTCTVTGKYANPYDSTCGTYIHCFSWIAGHTTQHIHSCLIGLFNPITQICDSAYVCPCKYKISTISDTTSTTVATTSTSPDICAVGTSFICSQTGRYASTIDTTCKSYIYCYRYSNGTVGQFGYNCSIGLFNPSTQTCDLTYVCPCIEETTLPLTSESTTITSVSSTSSSTSSNADTCAVGSSFSCSETGRYASPIDTTCKSYIYCYRYSNGTVGQFGYNCSIGLFNPNTQSCDLTYVCPCTEETTLPLTSESTAITSVSSTSSSTSSNADTCAVGSSFSCSETGRYASPIDTTCKSYIYCYRYSNGTVGQFGYNCSIGLFNPSTQSCDLTYVCPCIEETTLPLTSESTTITSVSSTSSSTSSNADTCAVGSSFSCSETGRYASPIDTTCKSYIYCYRYSNGTVGQFGYNCSIGLFNPSTQSCDLTYVCPCIEETTLPLTSESTTITSVSSTSSSTSSNADTCAVGSSFSCSETGRYASPIDTTCKSYIYCYRYSNGTVGQFGYNCSIGLFNPSTQSCDLTYVCPCIEETTLPLTSESTTITSVSSTSSSTSSNTVTCAVGSSFSCSETGRYASPIDTTCKSYIYCYRYSNGTVGQFGYNCSIGLFNPSTQSCDLTYVCPCIEETTLPLTSESTTITSVSSTSSSTSSNADTCAVGSSFSCSETGRYASPIDTTCKSYIYCYRYSNGTVGQFGYNCSIGLFNPSTQSCDLTYVCPCIEETTLPLTSESTTITSVSSTSSSTSSNTDTCAVGSSFSCSETGRYASPIDTTCKSYIYCYRYSNGTVGQFGYNCSIGFFNPSTQSCDLTYVCPCIEETTLPLTSESTTITSVSSTISSTSSNADTCAVGSSYSCSETGRYASPIDTTCKSYIYCYRYSNGTVGQFGYNCSIGLFNPSTQSCDLTYVCPCIEETTLPLTSESTTITSVSSTSSSTSSNADTCAVGSSFSCSETGRYASPIDTTCKSYIYCYRYSNGTVGQFGYNCSIGLFNPSTQSCDLTYVCPCIEETTLPLTSESTTITSVSSTSSSTSSNADTCAVGSSFSCSETGRYASPIDTTCKSYIYCYRYSNGTVGQFGYNCSIGLFNPSTQSCDLTYVCPCIEETTLPLTSESTTITSVSSTSSSTSSNTDTCAVGSSFSCSETGRYASPIDTTCKSYIYCYRYSNGTVGQFGYNCSIGFFNPSTQSCDLTYVCPCIEETTLPLTSESTTITSVSSTISSTSSNADTCAVGSSYSCSETGRYASPIDTTCKSYIYCYRYSNGTVGQFGYNCSIGLFNPSTQSCDLTYVCPCIEETTLPLTSESTTITSVSSTSSSTSSNADTCAVGSSFSCSETGRYASPIDTTCKSYIYCYRYSNGTVGQFGYNCSIGLFNPSTQSCDLTYVCPCREETTLPLTSESTTITSVSSTSSSTSLNTDTCAVGSGFSCSETGRYASPIDTTCKSYIYCYRYSNGTVAQFGYNCSIGLFNPSTQSCDLAYVCPCIEETILP, from the exons ctGGTACTTCCTAGTCTCAACTGCAGCCTGTCAGCTCCATCCGAAGCCGAATTATCATGCAACAGTACCATTTTCTCATGTGGCGTAACTTTGGAGACTGGTAGATACTCAAATCCTAGTGATCCAACCTGTAAATCATACCTTTATTGCTATTTCTCTGGAGATCGAATACTGGAGTACAAATATACTTGCtcttttggaatatttaatcCATTTACCAGGACATGTGACATCTCGTACAGTTGCCATTGTTCTGCTTATACAAACACCACTCATGCTGCAACATCTACTACAATAGTGACTACAACAACTGAGTTAGCTGTGCCAGACAGTGAACCTACTTGTGTCTTCGGTACTAATTTTACCTGTACGGTAACAGGAAAATACGCCAACCCATATGACAGCACATGTGGGACTTATATTCACTGCTTTTCTTGGATAGCCGGTCATACTACACAACATATTCATTCCTGTttaattggtttatttaacCCAATTACTCAAATATGTGATTCAGCGTATGTATGCCCTTGCAAGTATAAAATATCGACAATATCTGATACTACTTCTACCACAGTTGCAACAACGTCAACTAGTCCTGATATTTGCGCCGTAGGCACCAGTTTTATTTGTTCTCAAACTGGTCGATATGCTAGTACTATTGATACTACATGTAAATCATATATCTACTGTTACCGCTATTCAAATGGAACTGTTGGGCAATTTGGGTATAACTGTTCTATTGGCCTTTTTAATCCTAGTACTCAAACCTGCGACCTCACATACGTGTGCCCTTGTATAGAAGAAACGACGCTACCATTAACATCTGAGTCCACCACGATCACCTCAGTTTCATCGACAAGTTCATCAACGTCTTCAAATGCCGATACTTGTGCCGTAGGTAGCAGTTTTAGTTGTTCAGAAACTGGTAGATATGCTAGTCCAATCGATACTACATGTAAATCATATATCTACTGTTACCGTTATTCAAATGGAACTGTTGGACAATTTGGGTATAATTGTTCTATTGGACTTTTTAATCCTAATACTCAAAGCTGTGACCTCACATACGTGTGTCCTTGTACAGAAGAAACGACGCTACCATTAACATCTGAGTCCACCGCGATCACCTCAGTTTCATCGACAAGTTCATCAACGTCTTCAAATGCCGATACTTGTGCCGTAG GTAGCAGTTTTAGTTGTTCAGAAACTGGTAGATATGCTAGTCCAATCGATACTACATGTAAATCATATATCTACTGTTACCGCTATTCAAATGGAACTGTTGGACAATTTGGGTATAACTGTTCTATTGGTCTTTTTAATCCTAGTACTCAAAGCTGCGACCTCACATACGTGTGTCCTTGTATAGAAGAAACGACGCTACCATTAACATCTGAGTCCACCACGATCACCTCAGTTTCATCGACAAGTTCATCAACGTCTTCAAATGCCGATACTTGTGCCGTAGGTAGTAGTTTTAGTTGTTCAGAAACTGGTAGATATGCTAGTCCAATCGATACTACATGTAAATCATATATCTACTGTTACCGCTATTCAAATGGAACTGTTGGACAATTTGGGTATAACTGTTCTATTGGTCTTTTTAATCCTAGTACTCAAAGCTGCGACCTCACATACGTGTGTCCTTGTATAGAAGAAACGACGCTACCATTAACATCTGAGTCTACCACGATCACCTCAGTTTCATCGACAAGTTCATCAACGTCTTCAAATGCCGATACTTGTGCCGTAGGTAGTAGTTTTAGTTGTTCAGAAACTGGTAGATATGCTAGTCCAATCGATACTACATGTAAATCATATATCTACTGTTACCGCTATTCAAATGGAACTGTTGGACAATTTGGGTATAACTGTTCTATTGGTCTTTTTAATCCTAGTACTCAAAGCTGCGACCTCACATACGTGTGTCCTTGTATAGAAGAAACGACGCTACCATTAACATCTGAGTCCACCACGATCACCTCAGTTTCATCGACAAGTTCTTCAACGTCTTCAAATACCGTTACTTGTGCCGTAGGTAGCAGTTTTAGTTGTTCAGAAACTGGTAGATATGCTAGTCCAATCGATACTACATGTAAATCATATATCTACTGTTACCGCTATTCAAATGGAACTGTTGGACAATTTGGGTATAACTGTTCTATTGGTCTTTTTAATCCTAGTACTCAAAGCTGCGACCTCACATACGTGTGTCCTTGTATAGAAGAAACGACGCTACCATTAACATCTGAGTCCACCACGATCACCTCAGTTTCATCGACAAGTTCATCAACGTCTTCAAATGCCGATACTTGTGCCGTAGGTAGTAGTTTTAGTTGTTCAGAAACTGGTAGATATGCTAGTCCAATCGATACTACATGTAAATCATATATCTACTGTTACCGCTATTCAAATGGAACTGTTGGACAATTTGGGTATAACTGTTCTATTGGTCTTTTTAATCCTAGTACTCAAAGCTGCGACCTCACATACGTGTGTCCTTGTATAGAAGAAACGACGCTACCATTAACATCTGAGTCCACCACGATCACCTCAGTTTCATCGACAAGTTCATCAACGTCTTCAAATACCGATACTTGTGCCGTAGGTAGCAGTTTTAGTTGTTCAGAAACTGGTAGATATGCTAGTCCAATCGATACTACATGTAAATCATATATCTACTGTTACCGCTATTCAAATGGAACTGTTGGGCAATTTGGGTATAACTGTTCTATCGGATTTTTTAATCCTAGTACTCAAAGCTGTGACCTCACATACGTGTGTCCTTGTATAGAAGAAACGACGCTACCACTAACATCTGAGTCCACCACGATCACCTCAGTTTCATCGACAATTTCATCAACGTCTTCAAATGCCGATACTTGTGCCGTAGGTAGTAGTTATAGTTGTTCAGAAACTGGTAGATATGCTAGTCCAATCGACACTACATGTAAATCATATATTTACTGTTACCGGTATTCAAATGGAACTGTTGGACAATTTGGGTATAACTGTTCTATTGGTCTTTTTAATCCTAGTACTCAAAGCTGCGACCTCACATACGTGTGTCCTTGTATAGAAGAAACGACGCTACCATTAACATCTGAGTCCACCACGATCACCTCAGTTTCATCGACAAGTTCATCAACGTCTTCAAATGCCGATACTTGTGCCGTAG GTAGCAGTTTTAGTTGTTCAGAAACTGGTAGATATGCTAGTCCAATCGATACTACATGTAAATCATATATCTACTGTTACCGCTATTCAAATGGAACTGTTGGACAATTTGGGTATAACTGTTCTATTGGTCTTTTTAATCCTAGTACTCAAAGCTGCGACCTCACATACGTGTGTCCTTGTATAGAAGAAACGACGCTACCATTAACATCTGAGTCCACCACGATCACCTCAGTTTCATCGACAAGTTCATCAACGTCTTCAAATGCCGATACTTGTGCCGTAGGTAGTAGTTTTAGTTGTTCAGAAACTGGTAGATATGCTAGTCCAATCGATACTACATGTAAATCATATATCTACTGTTACCGCTATTCAAATGGAACTGTTGGACAATTTGGGTATAACTGTTCTATTGGTCTTTTTAATCCTAGTACTCAAAGCTGCGACCTCACATACGTGTGTCCTTGTATAGAAGAAACGACGCTACCATTAACATCTGAGTCCACCACGATCACCTCAGTTTCATCGACAAGTTCATCAACGTCTTCAAATACCGATACTTGTGCCGTAGGTAGCAGTTTTAGTTGTTCAGAAACTGGTAGATATGCTAGTCCAATCGATACTACATGTAAATCATATATCTACTGTTACCGCTATTCAAATGGAACTGTTGGGCAATTTGGGTATAACTGTTCTATCGGATTTTTTAATCCTAGTACTCAAAGCTGTGACCTCACATACGTGTGTCCTTGTATAGAAGAAACGACGCTACCACTAACATCTGAGTCCACCACGATCACCTCAGTTTCATCGACAATTTCATCAACGTCTTCAAATGCCGATACTTGTGCCGTAGGTAGTAGTTATAGTTGTTCAGAAACTGGTAGATATGCTAGTCCAATCGACACTACATGTAAATCATATATTTACTGTTACCGGTATTCAAATGGAACTGTTGGACAATTTGGGTATAACTGTTCTATTGGTCTTTTTAATCCTAGTACTCAAAGCTGCGACCTCACATACGTGTGTCCTTGTATAGAAGAAACGACGCTACCATTAACATCTGAGTCCACCACGATCACCTCAGTTTCATCGACAAGTTCATCAACGTCTTCAAATGCCGATACTTGTGCCGTAGGTAGTAGTTTTAGTTGTTCAGAAACTGGTAGATATGCTAGTCCAATCGATACTACATGTAAATCATATATCTACTGTTACCGCTATTCAAATGGAACTGTTGGACAATTTGGGTATAACTGTTCTATTGGTCTTTTTAATCCTAGTACTCAAAGCTGCGACCTCACATACGTGTGTCCTTGTAGAGAAGAAACGACGCTACCATTAACATCTGAGTCCACCACGATCACCTCAGTTTCATCGACAAGTTCATCAACGTCTTTAAATACTGATACTTGTGCCGTAGGTAGCGGTTTTAGTTGTTCAGAAACTGGTAGATATGCTAGTCCAATCGACACTACATGTAAATCATATATTTACTGTTACCGGTATTCAAATGGAACTGTTGCGCAATTTGGGTATAATTGTTCTATTGGACTTTTCAATCCTAGTACTCAAAGCTGTGACCTTGCTTACGTATGTCCCTGTATAGAAGAAACTATTCTACcataa
- the LOC126736000 gene encoding uncharacterized protein LOC126736000 isoform X26, giving the protein MKFKFSGYIFLLLVLPSLNCSLSAPSEAELSCNSTIFSCGVTLETGRYSNPSDPTCKSYLYCYFSGDRILEYKYTCSFGIFNPFTRTCDISYSCHCSAYTNTTHAATSTTIVTTTTELAVPDSEPTCVFGTNFTCTVTGKYANPYDSTCGTYIHCFSWIAGHTTQHIHSCLIGLFNPITQICDSAYVCPCKYKISTISDTTSTTVATTSTSPDICAVGTSFICSQTGRYASTIDTTCKSYIYCYRYSNGTVGQFGYNCSIGLFNPSTQTCDLTYVCPCIEETTLPLTSESTTITSVSSTSSSTSSNADTCAVGSSFSCSETGRYASPIDTTCKSYIYCYRYSNGTVGQFGYNCSIGLFNPNTQSCDLTYVCPCTEETTLPLTSESTAITSVSSTSSSTSSNADTCAVGSSFSCSETGRYASPIDTTCKSYIYCYRYSNGTVGQFGYNCSIGLFNPSTQSCDLTYVCPCIEETTLPLTSESTTITSVSSTSSSTSSNADTCAVGSSFSCSETGRYASPIDTTCKSYIYCYRYSNGTVGQFGYNCSIGLFNPSTQSCDLTYVCPCIEETTLPLTSESTTITSVSSTSSSTSSNADTCAVGSSFSCSETGRYASPIDTTCKSYIYCYRYSNGTVGQFGYNCSIGLFNPSTQSCDLTYVCPCIEETTLPLTSESTTITSVSSTISSTSSNADTCAVGSSYSCSETGRYASPIDTTCKSYIYCYRYSNGTVGQFGYNCSIGLFNPSTQSCDLTYVCPCIEETTLPLTSESTTITSVSSTSSSTSSNADTCAVGSSFSCSETGRYASPIDTTCKSYIYCYRYSNGTVGQFGYNCSIGLFNPSTQSCDLTYVCPCIEETTLPLTSESTTITSVSSTSSSTSSNADTCAVGSSFSCSETGRYASPIDTTCKSYIYCYRYSNGTVGQFGYNCSIGLFNPSTQSCDLTYVCPCIEETTLPLTSESTTITSVSSTSSSTSSNTVTCAVGSSFSCSETGRYASPIDTTCKSYIYCYRYSNGTVGQFGYNCSIGLFNPSTQSCDLTYVCPCIEETTLPLTSESTTITSVSSTSSSTSSNADTCAVGSSFSCSETGRYASPIDTTCKSYIYCYRYSNGTVGQFGYNCSIGLFNPSTQSCDLTYVCPCIEETTLPLTSESTTITSVSSTSSSTSSNTDTCAVGSSFSCSETGRYASPIDTTCKSYIYCYRYSNGTVGQFGYNCSIGFFNPSTQSCDLTYVCPCIEETTLPLTSESTTITSVSSTISSTSSNADTCAVGSSYSCSETGRYASPIDTTCKSYIYCYRYSNGTVGQFGYNCSIGLFNPSTQSCDLTYVCPCIEETTLPLTSESTTITSVSSTSSSTSSNADTCAVGSSFSCSETGRYASPIDTTCKSYIYCYRYSNGTVGQFGYNCSIGLFNPSTQSCDLTYVCPCREETTLPLTSESTTITSVSSTSSSTSLNTDTCAVGSGFSCSETGRYASPIDTTCKSYIYCYRYSNGTVAQFGYNCSIGLFNPSTQSCDLAYVCPCIEETILP; this is encoded by the exons ctGGTACTTCCTAGTCTCAACTGCAGCCTGTCAGCTCCATCCGAAGCCGAATTATCATGCAACAGTACCATTTTCTCATGTGGCGTAACTTTGGAGACTGGTAGATACTCAAATCCTAGTGATCCAACCTGTAAATCATACCTTTATTGCTATTTCTCTGGAGATCGAATACTGGAGTACAAATATACTTGCtcttttggaatatttaatcCATTTACCAGGACATGTGACATCTCGTACAGTTGCCATTGTTCTGCTTATACAAACACCACTCATGCTGCAACATCTACTACAATAGTGACTACAACAACTGAGTTAGCTGTGCCAGACAGTGAACCTACTTGTGTCTTCGGTACTAATTTTACCTGTACGGTAACAGGAAAATACGCCAACCCATATGACAGCACATGTGGGACTTATATTCACTGCTTTTCTTGGATAGCCGGTCATACTACACAACATATTCATTCCTGTttaattggtttatttaacCCAATTACTCAAATATGTGATTCAGCGTATGTATGCCCTTGCAAGTATAAAATATCGACAATATCTGATACTACTTCTACCACAGTTGCAACAACGTCAACTAGTCCTGATATTTGCGCCGTAGGCACCAGTTTTATTTGTTCTCAAACTGGTCGATATGCTAGTACTATTGATACTACATGTAAATCATATATCTACTGTTACCGCTATTCAAATGGAACTGTTGGGCAATTTGGGTATAACTGTTCTATTGGCCTTTTTAATCCTAGTACTCAAACCTGCGACCTCACATACGTGTGCCCTTGTATAGAAGAAACGACGCTACCATTAACATCTGAGTCCACCACGATCACCTCAGTTTCATCGACAAGTTCATCAACGTCTTCAAATGCCGATACTTGTGCCGTAGGTAGCAGTTTTAGTTGTTCAGAAACTGGTAGATATGCTAGTCCAATCGATACTACATGTAAATCATATATCTACTGTTACCGTTATTCAAATGGAACTGTTGGACAATTTGGGTATAATTGTTCTATTGGACTTTTTAATCCTAATACTCAAAGCTGTGACCTCACATACGTGTGTCCTTGTACAGAAGAAACGACGCTACCATTAACATCTGAGTCCACCGCGATCACCTCAGTTTCATCGACAAGTTCATCAACGTCTTCAAATGCCGATACTTGTGCCGTAG GTAGCAGTTTTAGTTGTTCAGAAACTGGTAGATATGCTAGTCCAATCGATACTACATGTAAATCATATATCTACTGTTACCGCTATTCAAATGGAACTGTTGGACAATTTGGGTATAACTGTTCTATTGGTCTTTTTAATCCTAGTACTCAAAGCTGCGACCTCACATACGTGTGTCCTTGTATAGAAGAAACGACGCTACCATTAACATCTGAGTCCACCACGATCACCTCAGTTTCATCGACAAGTTCATCAACGTCTTCAAATGCCGATACTTGTGCCGTAGGTAGTAGTTTTAGTTGTTCAGAAACTGGTAGATATGCTAGTCCAATCGATACTACATGTAAATCATATATCTACTGTTACCGCTATTCAAATGGAACTGTTGGACAATTTGGGTATAACTGTTCTATTGGTCTTTTTAATCCTAGTACTCAAAGCTGCGACCTCACATACGTGTGTCCTTGTATAGAAGAAACGACGCTACCATTAACATCTGAGTCTACCACGATCACCTCAGTTTCATCGACAAGTTCATCAACGTCTTCAAATGCCGATACTTGTGCCGTAGGTAGTAGTTTTAGTTGTTCAGAAACTGGTAGATATGCTAGTCCAATCGATACTACATGTAAATCATATATCTACTGTTACCGCTATTCAAATGGAACTGTTGGACAATTTGGGTATAACTGTTCTATTGGTCTTTTTAATCCTAGTACTCAAAGCTGCGAC CTCACATACGTGTGTCCTTGTATAGAAGAAACGACGCTACCACTAACATCTGAGTCCACCACGATCACCTCAGTTTCATCGACAATTTCATCAACGTCTTCAAATGCCGATACTTGTGCCGTAGGTAGTAGTTATAGTTGTTCAGAAACTGGTAGATATGCTAGTCCAATCGACACTACATGTAAATCATATATTTACTGTTACCGGTATTCAAATGGAACTGTTGGACAATTTGGGTATAACTGTTCTATTGGTCTTTTTAATCCTAGTACTCAAAGCTGCGACCTCACATACGTGTGTCCTTGTATAGAAGAAACGACGCTACCATTAACATCTGAGTCCACCACGATCACCTCAGTTTCATCGACAAGTTCATCAACGTCTTCAAATGCCGATACTTGTGCCGTAGGTAGTAGTTTTAGTTGTTCAGAAACTGGTAGATATGCTAGTCCAATCGATACTACATGTAAATCATATATCTACTGTTACCGCTATTCAAATGGAACTGTTGGACAATTTGGGTATAACTGTTCTATTGGTCTTTTTAATCCTAGTACTCAAAGCTGCGACCTCACATACGTGTGTCCTTGTATAGAAGAAACGACGCTACCATTAACATCTGAGTCTACCACGATCACCTCAGTTTCATCGACAAGTTCATCAACGTCTTCAAATGCCGATACTTGTGCCGTAGGTAGTAGTTTTAGTTGTTCAGAAACTGGTAGATATGCTAGTCCAATCGATACTACATGTAAATCATATATCTACTGTTACCGCTATTCAAATGGAACTGTTGGACAATTTGGGTATAACTGTTCTATTGGTCTTTTTAATCCTAGTACTCAAAGCTGCGACCTCACATACGTGTGTCCTTGTATAGAAGAAACGACGCTACCATTAACATCTGAGTCCACCACGATCACCTCAGTTTCATCGACAAGTTCTTCAACGTCTTCAAATACCGTTACTTGTGCCGTAGGTAGCAGTTTTAGTTGTTCAGAAACTGGTAGATATGCTAGTCCAATCGATACTACATGTAAATCATATATCTACTGTTACCGCTATTCAAATGGAACTGTTGGACAATTTGGGTATAACTGTTCTATTGGTCTTTTTAATCCTAGTACTCAAAGCTGCGACCTCACATACGTGTGTCCTTGTATAGAAGAAACGACGCTACCATTAACATCTGAGTCCACCACGATCACCTCAGTTTCATCGACAAGTTCATCAACGTCTTCAAATGCCGATACTTGTGCCGTAGGTAGTAGTTTTAGTTGTTCAGAAACTGGTAGATATGCTAGTCCAATCGATACTACATGTAAATCATATATCTACTGTTACCGCTATTCAAATGGAACTGTTGGACAATTTGGGTATAACTGTTCTATTGGTCTTTTTAATCCTAGTACTCAAAGCTGCGACCTCACATACGTGTGTCCTTGTATAGAAGAAACGACGCTACCATTAACATCTGAGTCCACCACGATCACCTCAGTTTCATCGACAAGTTCATCAACGTCTTCAAATACCGATACTTGTGCCGTAGGTAGCAGTTTTAGTTGTTCAGAAACTGGTAGATATGCTAGTCCAATCGATACTACATGTAAATCATATATCTACTGTTACCGCTATTCAAATGGAACTGTTGGGCAATTTGGGTATAACTGTTCTATCGGATTTTTTAATCCTAGTACTCAAAGCTGTGACCTCACATACGTGTGTCCTTGTATAGAAGAAACGACGCTACCACTAACATCTGAGTCCACCACGATCACCTCAGTTTCATCGACAATTTCATCAACGTCTTCAAATGCCGATACTTGTGCCGTAGGTAGTAGTTATAGTTGTTCAGAAACTGGTAGATATGCTAGTCCAATCGACACTACATGTAAATCATATATTTACTGTTACCGGTATTCAAATGGAACTGTTGGACAATTTGGGTATAACTGTTCTATTGGTCTTTTTAATCCTAGTACTCAAAGCTGCGACCTCACATACGTGTGTCCTTGTATAGAAGAAACGACGCTACCATTAACATCTGAGTCCACCACGATCACCTCAGTTTCATCGACAAGTTCATCAACGTCTTCAAATGCCGATACTTGTGCCGTAGGTAGTAGTTTTAGTTGTTCAGAAACTGGTAGATATGCTAGTCCAATCGATACTACATGTAAATCATATATCTACTGTTACCGCTATTCAAATGGAACTGTTGGACAATTTGGGTATAACTGTTCTATTGGTCTTTTTAATCCTAGTACTCAAAGCTGCGACCTCACATACGTGTGTCCTTGTAGAGAAGAAACGACGCTACCATTAACATCTGAGTCCACCACGATCACCTCAGTTTCATCGACAAGTTCATCAACGTCTTTAAATACTGATACTTGTGCCGTAGGTAGCGGTTTTAGTTGTTCAGAAACTGGTAGATATGCTAGTCCAATCGACACTACATGTAAATCATATATTTACTGTTACCGGTATTCAAATGGAACTGTTGCGCAATTTGGGTATAATTGTTCTATTGGACTTTTCAATCCTAGTACTCAAAGCTGTGACCTTGCTTACGTATGTCCCTGTATAGAAGAAACTATTCTACcataa